The Canis lupus dingo isolate Sandy chromosome 26, ASM325472v2, whole genome shotgun sequence genome has a segment encoding these proteins:
- the LOC112676672 gene encoding cytochrome c oxidase subunit 6A1, mitochondrial isoform X1, which produces MASAAAVFRLSGLLGRSGAPLGRSMSSGAHGEEGSARMWKALTYFVALPGVGVSMLNVFLKSHHGEHERPEFIAYPHLRIRSKPFPWGDGNHTLFHNSHVNPLPTGYEDE; this is translated from the exons ATGGCGTCGGCGGCGGCTGTGTTCCGGCTCTCTGGGCTGCTAGGTCGGTCCGGAGCACCCCTGGGGCGGTCCATGTCGAGCGGCGCCCACGGCGAGGAGGGCTCAG CTCGCATGTGGAAGGCCCTCACCTACTTCGTAGCGCTCCCTGGCGTGGGAGTGAGCATGCTGAACGTCTTCCTGAAGTCGCATCACGGAGAGCACGAGAGACCTGAGTTCATCGCCTACCCCCATCTCCGCATCAGGTCCAAG CCCTTTCCCTGGGGAGATGGTAATCATACTCTATTCCATAACTCTCACGTGAATCCACTTCCAACTGGCTATGAAGATGAATAA
- the LOC112676672 gene encoding cytochrome c oxidase subunit 6A1, mitochondrial isoform X2, giving the protein MASAAAVFRLSGLLGRSGAPLGRSMSSGAHGEEGSARMWKALTYFVALPGVGVSMLNVFLKSHHGEHERPEFIAYPHLRIRSKVIQ; this is encoded by the exons ATGGCGTCGGCGGCGGCTGTGTTCCGGCTCTCTGGGCTGCTAGGTCGGTCCGGAGCACCCCTGGGGCGGTCCATGTCGAGCGGCGCCCACGGCGAGGAGGGCTCAG CTCGCATGTGGAAGGCCCTCACCTACTTCGTAGCGCTCCCTGGCGTGGGAGTGAGCATGCTGAACGTCTTCCTGAAGTCGCATCACGGAGAGCACGAGAGACCTGAGTTCATCGCCTACCCCCATCTCCGCATCAGGTCCAAG gtcatACAATAA